A region of Longimicrobium sp. DNA encodes the following proteins:
- a CDS encoding tail fiber protein, whose product MAEPFLSEIRVMSFNFAPKGWAMCNGQLLPINQNQALFSLLGTTYGGNGQTTFALPNLQGKTPIHTGSGFTLGQTGGEQSHTLSIAELPTHVHVANALSVTAATPVPTGNMLATSSGEIYSDAAALVAMAPGTIGNVGGSQSHLNMQPYLALNFCIALQGIFPSPN is encoded by the coding sequence ATGGCGGAGCCGTTCCTTTCGGAGATCCGCGTCATGTCGTTCAATTTTGCGCCCAAGGGGTGGGCGATGTGCAACGGGCAGCTCCTGCCGATCAACCAGAACCAGGCGCTCTTCTCGCTGCTCGGCACCACGTACGGGGGGAACGGGCAGACCACCTTCGCCCTCCCCAACCTGCAGGGGAAGACGCCGATCCACACCGGTTCGGGGTTCACCCTCGGTCAAACGGGTGGCGAGCAGAGCCACACCCTTTCGATCGCGGAGCTCCCCACGCACGTGCACGTGGCCAATGCCCTCTCCGTGACGGCGGCCACACCGGTACCCACCGGGAACATGCTGGCGACCTCCTCCGGAGAGATCTACTCCGACGCGGCCGCTCTCGTTGCGATGGCCCCTGGAACGATCGGGAACGTCGGGGGAAGCCAATCGCACCTGAACATGCAGCCGTATCTCGCGCTTAACTTCTGCATCGCCCTGCAGGGGATCTTCCCCTCGCCCAACTAG
- a CDS encoding invasin domain 3-containing protein yields MMRRFSLKAAVLAGVLLLGALIPALAQQRDPGLVGDVNGDGRITSADALAVYAYLAGRPIPATFDVPGRGDADGDGQITRADAELIMRVAVGQASGDRPVGKPVVPGTAPAEGPLRLQCVANTRSATVRCSEPGAPAPAGAQGDRIYYGGQHVNVSLITDNVTVAADTFAFDMRVKNLIGQAIGTHDGVAMDSVKVFFDAEPRNTSATPNNGTVTAVNHDGAQPFITSEPQKYFSYGEIIQPQGTSAVRRWKLRRDAAVESFTFFLWVSSPVQHPNGWVDVYPDSAEISAGATLQLTDTVRNRLGRPVGGTVTWSSANPAVATVSTNGLVTGVADGTVVITGSTPNRSSGTMTLTVRTASADSSTITASPATLPVRDTSGITVQLRSANGTPITRSGGTVVLNASGGTLTAVTDNNNGTYTAKLTSATVGVVRVSGTLNGTALADTADVTFTAGAAAGYVVTSSASSVAAGSPVTITAQTVDADSNAVAAGGTVVNWTSTNGGSFASAASTTDSAGTATVVFTTSTTAGVTHTVTATDSLNRTGTSGNIVTQVGAAAKLAITQQPTNTAAGSSISPAVTVAIQDANGNVVTTAADSVSVSIGTNPAGGTLSGTTTVAAVNGVATFSNLSLDKAGTGYTLAFASGGLTGATSSAFNVTAGAAAKLVLVTQPSDSVQSGAAFPRQPVVQLQDANGNPVAQAGVSVTAAIASGGGTLGGTATINTNASGTATFTDLSITGTVGDRTLSFSATGLTGATSNTVSVAAGAASQLIFSVQPSNTAAGAAITPAVQVTVTDASGNLVTGYADSVTVAIGTNPSSGTLSGTKRVVAVNGVATFSDLSIDKSGTGYTLGASSGSLTGTSAAFNVTAGAASHNTSTITANPTSIVADGASTSTITVQLKDANGNNLTASGGTVLIETSSGTMSATTDNNDGTYTATLTSGTVVANTVQITAKLDSFNLANTTTVAFTPGAPASYVVLRSEINPVAGATVTITAQLVDANGNAVPVANRTVTWSSTNGGSFATPTSQTMSTGEATVVFTTSTTAGTVHTVTATDGDGVTGTSGPITTQVGAAAKLGFVQQPTNTVAGASITPAVTVAIQDANGNTVTTATDGVTIAIGNNPGSGTLGGTVTVGAVDGIATFPNLSINKAGTGYTLAASATGLTGATSGAFDITPGAPAALAFTVQPSNVVASAPITPAVQVSIVDANGNLVTTATDNVTLAIGTNPSSGTLSGTTTVAAVNGVATFSNLSINAVGTGYTLAATSGSLTGTTSTAFNVTHGPLHHFRIDSIGAQLDDTPFNVRVTAQDEFNNTVTSFTGTVGFTSTPSGAITAGATSGAFTAGVLTSHAITFGTPGSFTLTATNTAGAQAGTSNSFEVQASPTAVNEGPASNSVPGQPFHAFYSTAGNPQTYTLAAPGLLSNDNLGFPAATITSFGADSLGGSVTTHAAGSTVSPLPGTGRTTGSLSVGADGSVTFTPPDGFTGNYVFRYRLTNARGFSDGQVTIAVGARPSAVNDTYSPQLVGNVPVNTATSTQFRVTTNDTGDGKVLAITGQSNGTATLNADSTFTFRPNAGYNGPASFTYTVTNGFGTSAAATVSLTVGTPIWFINSAAAAGDGRYDAPFNSLSSFAAINNGTGNNPAANDNIFLYAGTYAGPVTLLNGQKLIGQRATASLSSIAGVTWPADSGAEPSMSSASALDVTAAGGTAVTLANVGSATAANNTLRGFNFGNVTATGTALAGTSFGALGISEVGINTNGRALNLTTGTLEGSLTGVTSTGGAGNIALSGVRTTGTFSFGSGALSGATSDALAVTGASTGSFTYGGTIAGGAGAAVNVGGGTSTLALSGNVSQGNNFALLNVTGGHSGTLTMTGQLSATNGTGLQFSDADGSYNLDGVQASSVLNGGDAGIDILAGSAGTFTFGTNLAISNPSGTAVYVHASSPTLVVKGAVTQGAAKRGIYLQDNTGGTSTFSGVLALNTTTQNAFEATHTSLAGTVIASNAANVLSTTTGTALRVNNVNIGVGGLVFRSVSANGAPNGIVLNNTGTTAGLTVSGTGSAGTGGTIQNTSISGINLTSAQNISLSWMNLTNANSTDAGGSGVCDGTTNTLCNGAIKLNGVRSVLLDRIAISGAAEQGINGTNVTGLTLSNSTISGAGNEVNESGIYIFGLFGTTAAGTANSITNTTVTGSGSANHNVFIRNSTATNAAPGAPDRLLISSSSFINPGSPAVNAGPSDGITVSLRSTANFQTVVQNSTFTQDVLANGTDGIQVDAGDNSFSDVSITGSSFGGTAGWNQAPINLSGSGNHTTTFSVTSNPLIKGGVGNGVNVISNGGGLMRGTIASNTNITSSQGNNNGIGIAIEASGFPTGGSDGRAIVDVNGNTVTAYAIGMRGTTRGQGRSAAADLTIRNNTVTAGGTFPAYGLLLTAGNADNQNTTRTCVNLTNNQITATAGGIVDYGLEQWNTGTFQIQGLTGSGTDPNNVKNFVSSRDIGGATVDAVVGSTVNYTSATCATP; encoded by the coding sequence ATGATGCGTCGCTTTTCACTCAAGGCGGCCGTGCTGGCCGGGGTGCTCCTCCTGGGCGCCCTGATCCCCGCACTGGCCCAGCAGCGTGACCCTGGCCTGGTGGGTGACGTCAATGGCGACGGCCGAATCACATCGGCCGACGCCCTCGCCGTTTATGCCTACCTGGCGGGGCGGCCGATCCCGGCCACCTTCGACGTCCCCGGCCGCGGCGACGCGGACGGTGACGGGCAGATCACCCGCGCGGACGCGGAGCTGATCATGCGCGTGGCCGTGGGCCAGGCGTCCGGCGACCGCCCGGTGGGCAAGCCGGTCGTTCCCGGCACCGCGCCCGCCGAGGGGCCGCTGCGGCTGCAGTGCGTGGCGAACACGCGCTCCGCCACGGTGCGCTGCTCCGAGCCAGGGGCGCCCGCGCCCGCCGGAGCGCAGGGCGACCGCATCTACTACGGCGGACAGCACGTGAACGTCTCGCTCATCACGGACAACGTGACGGTGGCGGCGGACACGTTCGCGTTCGACATGCGGGTGAAGAACCTGATCGGGCAGGCGATCGGCACGCACGACGGCGTCGCCATGGACTCCGTCAAGGTGTTCTTCGACGCCGAGCCGCGGAACACCTCCGCGACGCCCAACAACGGCACCGTCACGGCGGTGAACCACGACGGCGCGCAGCCGTTCATCACGAGCGAGCCGCAGAAGTACTTCTCGTACGGCGAGATCATCCAGCCGCAGGGGACCTCGGCGGTGCGCCGGTGGAAGCTGCGCAGGGACGCGGCGGTGGAGAGCTTCACCTTCTTCCTGTGGGTGAGCTCGCCGGTGCAGCACCCCAACGGGTGGGTGGACGTGTACCCCGACAGCGCCGAGATCTCGGCCGGGGCGACGCTCCAGCTCACGGACACGGTTCGCAACCGGCTGGGCCGCCCCGTGGGCGGCACGGTGACCTGGTCGAGCGCCAACCCGGCGGTCGCCACGGTGAGCACGAACGGGCTGGTGACGGGCGTGGCGGACGGGACGGTGGTGATCACCGGCTCCACGCCGAACCGCAGCTCCGGGACGATGACGCTCACGGTGCGCACGGCCTCGGCGGACAGCTCCACCATCACCGCCTCGCCGGCCACGCTGCCGGTGCGCGACACGTCGGGCATCACCGTCCAGCTTCGCTCCGCCAACGGCACGCCGATCACGCGCAGCGGCGGCACGGTGGTCCTGAACGCCAGCGGCGGCACGCTGACGGCCGTGACGGACAACAACAACGGCACCTACACGGCGAAGCTGACCAGCGCCACGGTGGGCGTGGTGCGGGTGAGCGGCACGCTGAACGGCACCGCGCTGGCCGACACGGCCGACGTGACCTTCACCGCGGGCGCCGCGGCGGGATACGTCGTCACCTCCAGCGCCTCGTCGGTCGCGGCCGGCTCGCCGGTGACGATCACGGCGCAGACGGTGGACGCGGACAGCAACGCGGTGGCCGCGGGTGGCACCGTGGTCAACTGGACGAGCACGAACGGCGGCTCCTTCGCCTCCGCCGCTTCGACGACGGACTCGGCGGGCACGGCGACGGTGGTCTTCACCACCAGCACCACTGCTGGCGTGACGCACACCGTGACCGCGACGGACTCGCTCAATCGCACGGGCACGAGCGGCAACATCGTGACGCAGGTGGGCGCGGCGGCCAAGCTCGCCATCACCCAGCAGCCCACGAACACGGCCGCCGGCTCGTCCATCTCGCCGGCCGTGACGGTCGCCATCCAGGACGCCAACGGCAACGTGGTGACCACCGCCGCGGACAGCGTCTCGGTGTCCATCGGCACCAACCCGGCGGGCGGCACGCTGTCGGGCACCACGACGGTGGCGGCCGTGAACGGCGTCGCGACCTTCTCCAACCTCTCGCTCGACAAGGCGGGCACGGGCTACACGCTGGCCTTCGCCAGCGGCGGCCTGACGGGTGCGACGAGCAGCGCGTTCAACGTCACGGCGGGCGCGGCGGCGAAGCTGGTCCTCGTGACGCAGCCCTCCGACAGCGTGCAGAGCGGCGCCGCCTTCCCGCGGCAGCCGGTGGTGCAGCTGCAGGACGCGAACGGCAACCCGGTGGCGCAGGCGGGCGTGAGCGTCACGGCGGCGATCGCCTCGGGCGGCGGCACGCTGGGCGGCACTGCCACGATCAACACGAACGCGAGCGGCACGGCCACCTTCACCGACCTGTCGATCACCGGCACGGTGGGTGACCGCACGCTCTCCTTCTCGGCGACCGGGCTGACCGGCGCCACCTCGAACACGGTCTCGGTTGCGGCCGGCGCGGCTTCGCAGCTCATCTTCTCGGTGCAGCCGTCGAATACGGCGGCCGGCGCGGCGATCACTCCCGCCGTGCAGGTGACGGTCACGGACGCCAGCGGCAACCTGGTCACGGGCTATGCAGACAGCGTGACCGTCGCCATCGGCACCAACCCGTCGAGCGGCACGCTTTCGGGCACCAAGCGGGTGGTGGCGGTCAACGGCGTCGCGACCTTCTCCGACCTGTCGATCGACAAGTCGGGCACGGGCTACACGCTGGGCGCGAGCTCCGGCAGCCTGACGGGCACCAGCGCGGCGTTCAACGTCACCGCGGGTGCGGCGTCGCACAACACCAGCACCATCACGGCCAACCCGACCTCCATCGTGGCCGACGGGGCGAGCACCTCCACCATCACGGTGCAGCTCAAGGACGCCAACGGGAACAACCTGACGGCGAGCGGCGGAACGGTGCTCATCGAGACCTCGAGCGGCACCATGAGCGCCACGACGGACAACAACGACGGCACCTACACCGCCACGCTGACCTCCGGCACCGTGGTCGCCAACACGGTGCAGATCACGGCCAAGCTGGATAGCTTCAACCTCGCCAACACCACGACGGTGGCCTTCACGCCCGGCGCCCCGGCGTCGTACGTGGTGCTGCGCTCGGAGATCAACCCCGTCGCGGGGGCCACGGTCACGATCACCGCGCAGCTGGTGGACGCCAACGGCAACGCGGTGCCCGTGGCCAACCGCACGGTGACGTGGAGCAGCACCAACGGCGGCTCCTTCGCCACCCCCACCAGCCAGACGATGTCGACCGGTGAGGCCACCGTCGTGTTCACGACGAGCACGACGGCCGGCACGGTGCACACGGTGACCGCCACCGACGGTGACGGGGTGACGGGAACCAGCGGCCCCATCACCACACAGGTGGGCGCGGCGGCCAAGCTGGGCTTCGTGCAGCAGCCCACCAACACGGTGGCTGGCGCGTCGATCACGCCCGCCGTGACGGTGGCCATCCAGGACGCCAACGGCAACACGGTCACCACGGCCACGGACGGCGTGACGATCGCCATCGGCAACAACCCGGGGAGCGGCACGCTCGGCGGGACGGTGACGGTGGGGGCGGTGGACGGCATCGCGACCTTCCCCAACCTCTCCATCAACAAGGCGGGGACGGGCTACACGCTGGCCGCCAGCGCGACCGGCCTGACCGGCGCCACGAGCGGCGCCTTCGACATTACTCCGGGCGCCCCGGCGGCGCTGGCCTTCACGGTCCAGCCCTCCAACGTGGTGGCCAGCGCCCCGATCACTCCGGCGGTGCAGGTGTCCATCGTGGACGCCAACGGCAACCTGGTGACGACCGCCACGGACAACGTGACGCTCGCCATCGGCACCAACCCGTCGAGCGGCACGCTCTCCGGCACCACCACGGTGGCGGCGGTGAACGGCGTGGCAACCTTCTCCAACCTGAGCATCAACGCGGTGGGCACCGGCTACACGCTGGCCGCCACCTCCGGCTCGCTGACGGGCACCACGAGCACGGCGTTCAACGTGACGCACGGCCCGCTGCACCACTTCCGCATCGACAGCATCGGCGCCCAGCTCGACGACACGCCGTTCAACGTGCGGGTGACCGCGCAGGACGAGTTCAACAACACGGTCACCAGCTTCACCGGCACGGTGGGCTTCACCTCCACGCCCAGCGGCGCGATCACGGCGGGCGCCACCTCCGGCGCCTTCACGGCCGGGGTCCTGACCTCGCACGCCATCACCTTTGGGACGCCGGGCAGCTTCACGCTCACGGCCACAAACACGGCGGGCGCGCAGGCCGGCACCAGCAACTCCTTCGAGGTGCAGGCGTCGCCGACGGCGGTAAACGAGGGTCCCGCGTCGAACAGCGTGCCGGGGCAGCCGTTCCACGCCTTCTACAGCACCGCCGGCAACCCGCAGACGTACACGCTTGCGGCGCCCGGCCTGCTTTCCAACGACAACCTCGGCTTCCCGGCCGCGACGATCACCTCATTCGGCGCGGACAGCCTCGGCGGGTCGGTGACGACCCACGCGGCGGGGAGCACCGTCAGCCCGCTCCCGGGGACGGGCCGCACCACGGGCTCGCTCTCGGTGGGTGCTGACGGAAGCGTCACCTTCACGCCGCCGGACGGGTTCACCGGCAACTACGTCTTCCGGTACCGGCTGACGAACGCGCGCGGCTTCTCGGACGGACAGGTGACGATCGCGGTAGGCGCGCGCCCGAGCGCGGTGAACGACACGTACTCGCCGCAGCTGGTGGGCAACGTGCCGGTCAACACGGCCACCAGCACGCAGTTCCGCGTGACGACGAACGACACGGGCGACGGCAAGGTGCTCGCCATCACGGGCCAGTCCAACGGCACGGCGACGCTCAACGCGGACAGCACCTTCACCTTCAGGCCCAACGCGGGCTACAACGGGCCGGCGAGCTTCACCTACACGGTGACCAACGGCTTCGGGACCTCCGCCGCGGCGACGGTTTCGCTGACGGTGGGGACGCCCATCTGGTTCATCAACTCGGCCGCGGCAGCTGGTGACGGGCGCTACGACGCACCGTTCAACTCGCTGTCGAGCTTCGCGGCGATCAACAACGGAACGGGGAACAACCCGGCCGCCAACGACAACATCTTCCTGTACGCGGGGACGTACGCCGGTCCGGTGACGCTCCTGAACGGGCAGAAGCTGATCGGTCAGCGGGCCACGGCCTCGCTCAGCTCCATAGCGGGCGTGACCTGGCCCGCGGACTCGGGCGCCGAGCCGTCCATGAGCAGCGCCTCGGCGCTGGACGTGACGGCGGCGGGCGGCACGGCAGTGACGCTGGCCAACGTCGGCAGCGCGACCGCGGCCAACAACACGCTGCGCGGCTTCAACTTCGGCAACGTGACCGCGACCGGCACGGCGCTGGCCGGCACCAGCTTCGGGGCGCTGGGGATCTCGGAAGTCGGGATCAACACCAACGGGCGCGCGCTCAACCTGACCACCGGCACTCTCGAGGGGAGCCTCACGGGCGTGACCTCCACCGGCGGTGCCGGCAACATCGCCCTGAGCGGCGTCAGGACTACCGGCACGTTCAGCTTCGGCTCGGGAGCGCTCTCGGGCGCCACCTCGGACGCGCTGGCCGTGACGGGCGCCTCGACGGGGTCCTTTACCTACGGCGGCACCATCGCTGGCGGCGCGGGCGCCGCGGTCAACGTCGGCGGGGGTACGTCGACGCTGGCGCTCTCCGGCAACGTGTCGCAGGGCAACAACTTCGCGCTGCTCAACGTCACGGGCGGGCACTCGGGGACGCTGACCATGACCGGCCAGCTCTCCGCGACCAACGGCACGGGGCTCCAGTTCAGCGACGCGGACGGGAGCTACAACCTGGACGGCGTGCAGGCGTCGTCGGTGCTGAACGGCGGCGACGCGGGGATCGACATCCTCGCGGGCTCGGCGGGTACCTTCACCTTCGGTACCAACCTGGCGATCTCCAACCCGTCCGGCACGGCGGTCTACGTCCACGCGAGCTCGCCGACTCTGGTGGTGAAGGGCGCAGTCACGCAGGGTGCCGCCAAGCGGGGGATCTACCTGCAGGACAACACCGGCGGCACGTCGACGTTCAGCGGAGTCCTGGCGCTGAACACCACGACGCAGAACGCCTTCGAGGCCACCCACACTTCGCTGGCCGGGACGGTAATAGCGTCGAACGCCGCGAACGTGCTCTCGACGACGACGGGGACTGCGCTGCGGGTCAACAACGTCAACATCGGAGTCGGCGGGCTGGTGTTCCGCAGCGTCTCGGCCAACGGCGCACCGAACGGCATCGTGCTGAACAACACCGGCACGACGGCGGGGCTCACGGTGAGCGGCACCGGGTCCGCGGGGACGGGCGGGACGATCCAGAACACCTCGATCTCCGGGATCAATCTCACCAGCGCCCAGAACATCAGCCTGAGCTGGATGAACCTGACGAACGCCAATTCGACGGACGCGGGCGGCTCGGGTGTCTGCGACGGCACCACGAACACGCTGTGCAACGGAGCCATCAAGCTGAACGGCGTCCGCAGCGTGCTCCTTGACCGGATTGCGATCAGCGGGGCGGCGGAGCAGGGGATCAACGGCACCAACGTGACCGGCCTTACGCTGAGCAACAGCACCATCAGCGGGGCCGGGAACGAGGTCAACGAGAGCGGGATCTACATCTTCGGGCTGTTCGGCACGACGGCGGCGGGAACGGCCAACTCGATCACGAACACCACCGTGACGGGCTCGGGCTCGGCGAACCACAACGTCTTCATCCGCAACAGCACGGCGACCAACGCGGCGCCGGGTGCGCCGGACCGGCTGCTGATCTCTTCGAGCAGCTTCATCAACCCGGGGTCCCCCGCGGTCAACGCCGGCCCGTCGGACGGCATCACGGTGTCGCTGCGGTCGACCGCCAACTTCCAGACGGTGGTGCAGAACAGCACCTTCACCCAGGACGTCCTGGCGAACGGTACGGACGGCATCCAGGTGGACGCCGGCGACAACAGCTTCTCGGACGTTTCGATCACCGGGAGCAGCTTCGGCGGGACGGCGGGGTGGAACCAGGCACCGATCAACCTTTCGGGCAGCGGTAACCACACCACCACCTTCTCGGTCACCAGCAACCCGCTGATCAAGGGCGGCGTCGGGAATGGTGTCAACGTGATTTCGAACGGCGGCGGCCTCATGCGGGGCACCATCGCCAGCAACACGAACATCACTTCCTCGCAGGGGAACAACAACGGGATTGGGATCGCGATCGAGGCTTCTGGCTTCCCCACCGGCGGCAGCGACGGGCGGGCGATCGTGGACGTGAACGGCAACACCGTCACGGCGTACGCGATCGGGATGCGAGGCACCACGCGCGGGCAGGGTCGGTCCGCAGCCGCGGACCTCACGATCCGCAACAACACGGTAACCGCGGGTGGGACCTTCCCAGCGTACGGCTTGTTGCTGACGGCGGGGAACGCCGACAATCAGAATACGACCCGCACCTGCGTGAACCTGACGAATAACCAGATCACCGCGACAGCGGGCGGGATCGTGGACTACGGGCTGGAGCAGTGGAACACGGGAACGTTCCAGATCCAGGGGCTCACCGGAAGCGGCACGGACCCGAACAACGTCAAGAACTTCGTGTCGTCGCGCGACATCGGCGGCGCGACGGTGGACGCGGTGGTGGGCAGCACGGTCAACTACACGTCGGCGACCTGCGCCACCCCCTGA
- a CDS encoding tail fiber protein has protein sequence MADPFVAEIRIFPFTFPPKGWAWCNGQLLPLSQNTALFSLLGTVYGGDGKSTFALPDLQGSAPMHPGQGSGLSPHSLGEMSGSQTITLLESEIPAHSHALMAQSNLANSKLPANTSIARPVGGLSFATPPGTTVSMDPNTIAPAGGDQPHNNMMPYLTLNFNIAMQGVFPPRG, from the coding sequence ATGGCCGATCCGTTCGTGGCAGAGATCCGCATCTTCCCGTTCACCTTCCCGCCCAAGGGTTGGGCGTGGTGCAATGGGCAGCTCCTGCCGCTCTCGCAGAACACCGCGCTGTTCTCCCTCCTGGGCACCGTGTACGGAGGGGATGGGAAGAGCACCTTCGCGCTGCCCGATCTGCAAGGAAGTGCGCCGATGCACCCGGGGCAGGGATCCGGGCTGTCGCCGCACTCTCTGGGGGAGATGAGTGGAAGCCAGACCATCACGTTGCTGGAGAGCGAGATTCCGGCGCATTCCCACGCGCTCATGGCGCAGTCGAACCTGGCGAACTCGAAGCTCCCGGCGAACACCTCCATCGCGCGCCCGGTGGGTGGACTCTCGTTCGCCACTCCGCCGGGTACGACGGTGAGCATGGATCCGAATACCATCGCTCCCGCCGGCGGCGACCAGCCGCACAACAACATGATGCCGTACCTCACCTTGAACTTCAACATCGCGATGCAGGGCGTGTTCCCGCCGCGCGGCTGA
- a CDS encoding tail fiber protein yields MAQPYVGEIRIFAGNFAPMGWIFCAGQLLPISENETLFQLIGTTYGGDGESTFAIPDLRGRLPIHQGNGFVLAESGGAEEITLTANQIPVHTHAFLAAGQNALYAAPGTHLLAQPSVIDQYRTVPPNNAMAPQSVGPVGGSQPHSNFQPYLCLNFILSLYGIFPSPT; encoded by the coding sequence ATGGCGCAACCATACGTGGGCGAGATCCGGATCTTTGCGGGGAATTTCGCCCCCATGGGCTGGATCTTCTGCGCAGGGCAGCTCCTGCCGATCTCGGAAAACGAGACGCTTTTCCAGCTCATCGGCACCACCTACGGCGGTGATGGGGAGAGCACCTTCGCAATTCCGGATCTGCGCGGCCGCCTTCCGATCCACCAGGGAAACGGTTTCGTGCTGGCGGAGAGCGGCGGAGCGGAGGAGATCACGCTGACCGCCAACCAGATTCCGGTGCACACCCACGCCTTCCTGGCGGCCGGGCAGAACGCGCTCTACGCGGCCCCGGGCACACACCTCCTGGCGCAGCCCTCGGTCATCGACCAGTACCGGACGGTCCCGCCCAACAACGCGATGGCGCCGCAGTCCGTGGGGCCGGTGGGCGGCTCTCAGCCGCACAGCAACTTCCAGCCGTACCTCTGCCTCAACTTCATTCTCTCGCTGTACGGCATCTTTCCATCCCCCACCTGA
- a CDS encoding GNAT family N-acetyltransferase: MIVGRQVEEVTLRPAGDDDLPFLLRVYAESRQEELAQVPWTAEQKEAFLRQQFEAQHAWWREHYTGASFDLVLVGGRPAGRLYVDEWAREIRIVDISLLAEHRGRGYGTQLLRGVLARGDAAGKPVSIHVERMNPALRLYQRLGFQLVEDKGVYLLMERPPTGSA; the protein is encoded by the coding sequence ATGATCGTGGGGCGACAGGTGGAGGAGGTGACGCTCCGTCCGGCGGGGGATGACGACCTTCCCTTCCTGCTGCGCGTGTACGCGGAGTCGCGCCAGGAGGAGCTGGCGCAGGTGCCCTGGACCGCGGAGCAGAAGGAGGCGTTTCTGCGGCAGCAGTTCGAGGCGCAGCACGCATGGTGGCGGGAGCACTACACCGGCGCGTCGTTCGACCTCGTGCTGGTGGGCGGCCGCCCCGCCGGGCGCCTGTACGTGGACGAGTGGGCGCGCGAGATCCGCATCGTGGACATCTCCCTGCTCGCGGAGCACCGCGGGCGCGGATACGGTACGCAGCTCCTCCGCGGCGTCCTGGCGCGGGGTGACGCGGCGGGGAAGCCGGTCAGCATCCACGTGGAGCGGATGAACCCGGCGCTGCGCCTATATCAGCGGCTCGGCTTTCAACTCGTGGAGGACAAGGGCGTGTACCTGCTGATGGAGCGGCCGCCCACGGGCTCCGCGTAG